The following are encoded together in the Primulina tabacum isolate GXHZ01 chromosome 18, ASM2559414v2, whole genome shotgun sequence genome:
- the LOC142532217 gene encoding protein KINESIN LIGHT CHAIN-RELATED 1, which produces MPGLVTVKTPPDAPLLRITVPNDPETPIQPGSTRSASRRPPSPSPSTSRAKPSPDRKKKSPPEKAFLDESSLDNPDLGPFLLKLARDTIASGEGPNKALEYALRAAKSFERCVVDGEPSLDLVMSLHVVAAIYCSLGRFEESAEVLEKAIKVPDVKRGADHALAVFSGYMQLGDTHSMLGQLDRSIECYEEGLKIQMETLGDTDPRVAETCRYLAEAHVQAMRFVDAENLCKRTLEIHRVHSPPASLEEAADRRLMALICEAKGDYESALEHLVLASMAMIANGQENEVAAIDVCIGNIYSSLTRFDEAVFSYQKALTVFKSSKGDNHPYVASVFLRLAELYYKTGKLRESRSYCENALRIFTKPVPGTSAEEIASGMTEISAIYELFNESDEALKLLQKSLKLLEDKPGQQSTIAGIEARMGVMFYMVCKYEESLNCFESAVMKLRASGERKSGFFGIVLNQMGLACVQLFKMDEAAELFEEAREILERECGPFHQDTLGVYSNLAATYDGIGRIEDAIEILEYILKLREEKLGTANPDFNDEKARLAELLKEAGRSRNKEAKSLENLIDPNSRRTKKETTSKKWSAFGFRS; this is translated from the exons ATGCCGGGCTTAGTTACAGTTAAGACCCCACCAGACGCACCGCTTCTGCGAATCACGGTGCCCAATGACCCAGAAACCCCAATTCAACCCGGATCCACTAGATCCGCCTCACGCCGCCCTCCATCCCCGTCGCCGTCGACCTCACGCGCCAAACCTTCCCCTGATCGTAAGAAGAAGTCTCCACCAGAAAAAGCCTTCTTAGACGAATCCTCACTTGACAACCCGGATCTCGGCCCGTTCTTACTCAAGCTGGCGCGTGACACAATTGCTTCGGGGGAAGGTCCGAACAAAGCTTTAGAATATGCTTTGCGAGCCGCAAAGAGTTTTGAGCGTTGCGTGGTTGATGGGGAGCCGAGCTTGGACTTGGTTATGAGTCTGCACGTAGTGGCGGCGATTTATTGTAGCTTGGGGAGGTTTGAGGAGTCGGCAGAGGTGCTGGAGAAGGCAATTAAGGTTCCGGACGTGAAGAGAGGGGCAGATCACGCATTGGCTGTGTTTTCGGGGTATATGCAGCTGGGGGACACACATTCGATGTTAGGGCAGCTGGATCGGTCTATTGAGTGTTATGAAGAAGGGTTGAAGATACAGATGGAGACGTTGGGTGACACCGATCCTCGAGTTGCAGAGACTTGCAG ATACTTAGCTGAGGCCCATGTTCAGGCCATGCGCTTCGTTGATGCAGAAAATCTATGCAAGAGAACTCTTGAAATCCATCGTGTGCATAGCCCGCCTGCATCTCTTGAGGAAGCAGCTGACCGGCGGTTGATGGCTCTCATATGTGAGGCTAAAGGTGATTATGAGTCAGCCTTGGAACACCTTGTACTAGCTAGCATGGCAATGATTGCAAATGGACAAGAAAATGAAGTTGCTGCTATTGATGTTTGCATAGGAAATATTTACTCGTCACTTACCCGTTTTGATGAGGCTGTTTTCTCCTATCAAAAAGCTCTTACAGTGTTCAAATCTTCCAAGGGTGATAACCATCCTTATGTTGCCTCGGTATTTTTACGGTTGGCTGAATTGTACTACAAGACTGGAAAATTGAGGGAGTCACGGTCTTATTGCGAAAATGCCCTGAGAATATTTACAAAGCCTGTACCTGGCACCAGTGCTGAAGAAATTGCAAGTGGGATGACTGAGATTTCAGCCATTTACGAATTGTTTAATGAATCCGATGAAGCTTTAAAACTCTTGCAAAAGAGTTTGAAATTATTGGAGGATAAACCCGGTCAGCAAAGTACGATTGCTGGAATTGAAGCTCGGATGGGAGTGATGTTTTACATGGTTTGTAAGTATGAAGAATCATTGAACTGCTTTGAAAGTGCTGTAATGAAACTTAGAGCAAGCGGAGAGAGGAAATCAGGATTCTTTGGGATTGTGTTGAATCAGATGGGTTTGGCTTGTGTTCAGTTATTTAAGATGGATGAAGCTGCTGAATTGTTTGAAGAAGCTCGAGAAATACTTGAACGGGAGTGTGGTCCATTTCATCAGGATACTCTAGGTGTTTACAGCAATCTTGCAGCAACTTATGATGGCATTGGAAG AATTGAAGATGCAATCGAAATCCTCGAGTACATTCTTAAACTGCGTGAGGAGAAGCTTGGAACAGCAAATCCAGATTTCAATGATGAGAAAGCAAGGCTAGCTGAGCTCTTGAAAGAAGCTGGTAGATCTAGGAACAAGGAGGCAAAATCGCTTGAAAACCTTATCGACCCTAATTCAAGAAGGACGAAGAAAGAGACAACATCAAAGAAATGGTCTGCTTTTGGGTTTAGAAGTTGA
- the LOC142533646 gene encoding bidirectional sugar transporter SWEET7-like — protein MFSKEDARTVVGIIGNVIALVLFLSPVPTFYRIWKKKSVEQYSPIPYLATFINCGLWVLYGLPVVHPHSTLVVTINGAGLVIEIVYLSLFIVFSDAKKRLKLVATVVMECIFVAVLALLVLTLAHSTKLRSTVVGSICMIGNIMMYAAPLSVMKLVITTRSVEYMPFFLSLFSFLNGISWTAYALIRFDPFIVAPNGMGTILGLAQLLLYATFYKSTKRIMAERKAQPEMGLAEKKSQINAV, from the exons ATGTTTTCCAAGGAGGATGCTCGCACCGTAGTTGGTATCATAG GTAACGTCATTGCACTCGTATTGTTCCTGTCTCCTGT GCCCACTTTTTATCGGATATGGAAGAAAAAATCGGTGGAACAATACTCGCCGATACCCTACTTGGCAACATTCATCAACTGTGGTCTATGGGTTCTGTACGGCCTGCCTGTTGTTCACCCTCACAGTACCCTAGTGGTGACCATCAATGGCGCGGGCTTGGTGATTGAGATTGTGTATCTATCACTCTTCATTGTATTCTCCGATGCCAAGAAACGACTCAAGTTGGTGGCGACGGTCGTGATGGAGTGCATTTTCGTGGCGGTTTTAGCCCTTCTTGTCTTGACTTTGGCTCATTCAACCAAGCTCCGGTCCACCGTCGTCGGTAGCATTTGCATGATTGGGAACATTATGATGTACGCGGCCCCGTTGTCGGTCATG AAGCTGGTGATCACAACGAGAAGTGTGGAGTACATGCCATTTTTCCTGTCTCTCTTCTCCTTCCTCAATGGGATTAGTTGGACTGCTTATGCCCTTATTCGTTTCGATCCCTTCATTGTT GCTCCAAATGGGATGGGAACTATTCTTGGGCTGGCCCAGCTTTTATTATACGCTACCTTCTACAAGTCCACCAAACGAATCATGGCCGAAAGAAAGGCCCAACCAGAAATGGGCTTAGCTGAAAAGAAATCGCAGATCAATGCAGTTTAG
- the LOC142532678 gene encoding uncharacterized protein LOC142532678 gives MGNLKRWSVTYTKHVKQKRKVYQDGYLELQDSGCKIMLYDEYDKLLETRFVKKDDVIKSGESMTFDSYLVDIGEQCVGNKPFASLNCQDNNKKVKQKLSSSCNHGYKNNSDRKPYFGERTRLIKLSPSQKVIQEFKNSELNKYKSSSSPSFPDMTKSTKIEWQVLYTTQLTQKAKKFHDGFLHLIVRGSQGRQVMLYDTNRRLLDSMFLKKNELVESGESLAFEGHLAEIGELEDHKLPIDLTPPEKNHKIVGKNISDSQAEISCNEKFHAGQPQYNTSQKEHSDFGDSNCKVVDTNIICRTPTNAPKRAASEILSILRKPMIQEKLVSENKHLPEEHHGSHSLVHSDIKHHINIYAQNCNRSAEVKVIEEVLDDDCSNKILKCEGIEILNDAENCSVSEDARRSQARSTAFCLSSGTINNTLLTCNVEGTDNSELESISSAAEPQILVTPTLNSFGQTTSTSASLMKSNKNVELENPTHIISCKELGAKLTAASTNDFNSNILEKFCEENKGTSSVDHGGGVHGFGMADSNNGASQDTSDVEQVARMYDFIAEEIAEFPSFDLGF, from the exons ATGGGGAATTTGAAGCGATGGAGCGTGACTTACACGAAACATGTTAAACAGAAGCGTAAAGTCTATCAAGACGGTTATTTAGAGCTTCAAGACTCTGGCTGCAag ATCATGCTTTATGATGAATACGACAAGCTCTTGGAGACTAGGTTTGTGAAAAAAGATGATGTTATCAAATCTGGTGAATCAATGACATTTGACTCCTACCTTGTGGACATTGGCGAGCAGTGTGTGGGGAATAAACCTTTTGCTAGTTTGAATTGTCAAGATAACAATAAGAAAGTTAAACAGAAATTAAGTTCATCATGCAATCACGGGTACAAAAATAACTCAG ATAGGAAGCCTTATTTTGGGGAAAGAACTCGACTTATTAAGTTAAGTCCATCACAAAAAGTTATCCAAG AGTTCAAGAACAGTGAATTAAACAAGTATAAGTCTTCTTCTTCACCAAGTTTTCCGGACATGACAAAATCCACTAAAATAG AATGGCAGGTCTTGTATACTACACAGTTAACACAAAAGGCGAAGAAGTTTCATGATGGATTTTTACATCTTATAGTTCGTGGATCACAAGGGAGGCAG GTCATGTTGTATGATACAAACAGACGGCTCTTGGATAGCATGTTTCTGAAAAAGAACGAACTAGTTGAGTCTGGTGAATCACTAGCATTTGAGGGTCATTTAGCAGAAATTGGAGAATTGGAAGATCATAAGCTGCCAATCGATTTGACTCCACCAGAGAAAAATCACAAAATAGTTGGAAAAAATATATCTGATAGTCAAGCTGAAATTTCATGCAACGAGAAATTTCATGCTG GACAACCACAATACAACACTTCTCAAAAGGAACATTCTGACTTTGGTGATTCAAATTGCAAGGTTGTTGACACCAATATAATTTGTAGAACACCTACAAATGCGCCTAAACGTGCTG CCAGTGAAATCTTGTCCATTCTCCGAAAACCCATGATTCAGGAAAAGTTGGTCTCAGAGAACAAACATTTACCGGAGGAGCACCATGGCTCACATTCTTTAGTTCATTCTGATATCAAGCATCACATAAACATCTATGCACAAAATTGTAATCGAAGTGCAGAAGTTAAAGTAATAGAGGAAGTCTTGGATGACGATTGCAGCAataagattttaaaatgtgaGGGCATTGAAATTCTAAATGATGCAGAAAATTGCTCAGTTTCTGAAGATGCGAGAAGATCTCAGGCTAGGTCAACTGCATTTTGTCTCAG CTCTGGAACTATTAACAATACATTGCTCACCTGTAATGTTGAGGGCACTGATAATAGTGAGTTGGAGTCAATTTCTTCAGCTGCAGAGCCTCAAATACTGGTAACTCCGACCTTGAATTCATTTGGACAAACAACTTCAACATCTGCATCTCTCATGAAATCGAACAAAAATGTGGAGCTCGAAAATCCCACCCACATCATTTCATGCAAAG AGCTTGGAGCTAAACTAACCGCCGCATCAACAAATGATTTTAACTCCAATATACTAGAAAAG TTTTGTGAAGAAAACAAAGGAACCAGTAGTGTAGACCATGGAGGAGGAGTTCATGGTTTTGGTATGGCTGATTCAAATAATGGTGCTTCTCAAGATACCTCGGATGTTGAACAGGTGGCTCGAATGTATGATTTCATTGCAGAGGAAATAGCCGAGTTCCCAAGTTTTGATCTTGGATTTTGA